In Sphingobacteriaceae bacterium, the following proteins share a genomic window:
- a CDS encoding dithiol-disulfide isomerase: MKWPYLILLLITFGNSNCQTQPKKKVETTNPLLCNPESGFCEIPETRSESTETISTSASKKQIKVIYYTDPICSSCWGIEPQLRKLKLEYGSLIEIDYRMGGLLPDWNYNSGGISKPSDVAHHWDEVSAYYDMPIDGDIWLEDPLPSSYPPSIAFKAAQMQDEQKAVLFLREIREMVFLQKKNICKWEHIELAAKHAGLDPAKLHKDYEGKARELFNEDLKVAKELGVRGFPTMFFSDTVGKTEVVYGSKPYASYEDAIKKLSLSPLKYNYDKNWKSVFLNYSTLTAKEFAELTETPRPEAEKKLDELTKSGVLEKLTTKNGSLWKIKKK; the protein is encoded by the coding sequence ATGAAGTGGCCTTATCTAATTTTACTATTAATAACATTTGGCAATTCTAATTGTCAGACTCAACCGAAAAAGAAAGTGGAAACGACCAATCCTCTATTATGCAATCCTGAAAGTGGCTTCTGTGAAATTCCGGAAACCCGCTCTGAAAGCACTGAAACTATATCTACAAGTGCTTCAAAAAAACAAATAAAAGTAATTTACTATACCGATCCAATTTGTTCTTCTTGTTGGGGTATTGAGCCGCAGCTCAGAAAACTAAAGTTAGAATATGGTAGTTTGATTGAAATTGACTATAGAATGGGCGGCTTGCTTCCCGATTGGAATTACAACAGTGGCGGCATCAGTAAACCTTCTGATGTAGCGCATCATTGGGACGAAGTAAGTGCTTATTACGATATGCCGATTGATGGCGACATCTGGCTGGAAGACCCACTGCCCTCGTCATACCCTCCATCTATTGCTTTTAAAGCTGCACAAATGCAGGATGAACAAAAGGCTGTCTTGTTTCTTCGCGAAATCAGGGAGATGGTTTTTCTGCAAAAAAAGAATATCTGCAAATGGGAACATATAGAACTCGCTGCAAAACATGCAGGATTAGATCCCGCAAAATTACACAAGGACTATGAAGGAAAAGCAAGAGAACTTTTTAATGAAGATTTAAAAGTAGCGAAAGAACTAGGCGTGCGAGGATTTCCAACAATGTTTTTTAGCGATACAGTTGGAAAAACAGAAGTTGTTTACGGATCTAAACCCTACGCGTCTTACGAGGATGCTATTAAAAAATTGTCGCTATCCCCTTTAAAATATAACTATGACAAAAACTGGAAATCTGTGTTCTTAAACTATAGTACATTAACTGCAAAAGAATTTGCTGAACTCACAGAAACACCCAGACCAGAGGCCGAAAAAAAGTTGGATGAGCTCACAAAAAGTGGAGTATTGGAAAAACTCACTACGAAAAATGGATCGCTTTGGAAAATAAAAAAGAAATAA
- a CDS encoding heme oxygenase produces the protein MKNARLEQLQKEIEPLREQIKNHAIYSEIKTLEDLKIFMENHVFAVWDFMSALKVLQQKLTSIHVPWIPKGNPNTRFLINSIVLEEESGLDQDGNRLSHYELYLNAMKQAGCNTDAVTSFLHELSDGQSFSISLDQSTIPDTAKKFIKNTIQTSIHGDKLHVQAAVFTFGRRNLLPDMFKSLVDELEQKNPKHISIFNYYLSLNASGKKNNLSTLAQEMTLELCGTDEKKWEEATNGVNRSLLARIQLWDSILEKIKEQKGSKANKHHL, from the coding sequence ATGAAAAACGCAAGACTTGAACAATTACAGAAAGAAATTGAACCGCTAAGAGAACAAATCAAGAATCACGCGATATACAGTGAAATCAAGACTCTGGAGGACCTGAAGATTTTTATGGAGAATCACGTTTTCGCTGTGTGGGATTTTATGTCGGCGTTAAAAGTTTTACAACAAAAACTTACGTCCATTCATGTGCCCTGGATTCCAAAAGGAAATCCGAACACCCGTTTCCTGATTAATAGTATTGTACTGGAAGAAGAAAGTGGACTCGACCAGGATGGGAACCGCCTGAGTCATTATGAGCTTTATCTTAATGCCATGAAACAAGCGGGCTGCAATACCGACGCCGTTACCTCGTTTCTGCACGAGTTGAGCGATGGTCAATCGTTCAGTATTTCTTTAGATCAAAGCACCATACCTGACACAGCTAAAAAATTTATTAAAAATACCATTCAAACTTCCATTCACGGAGATAAACTTCATGTGCAAGCCGCGGTATTTACATTTGGCCGCCGGAATTTATTACCCGATATGTTTAAGTCGCTGGTAGATGAGTTAGAACAGAAAAATCCGAAGCACATTAGCATTTTCAATTATTATTTAAGTCTGAATGCTTCAGGTAAAAAAAACAATCTCTCCACCCTGGCGCAGGAAATGACCCTGGAACTTTGCGGTACAGACGAGAAAAAATGGGAAGAAGCCACTAATGGAGTAAATCGTTCACTTCTTGCACGCATCCAGCTCTGGGATTCTATCCTTGAAAAAATAAAAGAGCAAAAAGGGTCTAAAGCTAATAAACATCATTTGTAA
- a CDS encoding lipocalin has product MKAKYILGAVLLAAVTAAIISSCKTIPKNAKAVKPFEKEKYLGKWYEIARFDYRFEKNLNNVTATYSLKDNGFIKVDNKGYNYKKNTWEESIGKARSAGDPEEAKLKVSFFGPFYAGYNVIAIDEDYKYALVAGKNLDYLWLLSREKTIPENIKQEYLNKAKAIGYKIENLIWVQQDKS; this is encoded by the coding sequence ATGAAAGCAAAATACATACTTGGCGCAGTTCTTCTTGCCGCTGTAACAGCAGCCATAATTAGCTCGTGTAAGACCATTCCTAAAAATGCCAAAGCTGTAAAGCCTTTTGAGAAAGAAAAATACCTTGGTAAATGGTATGAAATTGCACGCTTCGATTACCGCTTTGAAAAAAACCTTAATAACGTAACCGCAACTTATTCGTTAAAAGACAATGGTTTTATTAAGGTTGACAATAAAGGCTACAACTACAAGAAGAATACATGGGAAGAAAGCATAGGGAAAGCAAGATCTGCGGGTGACCCAGAAGAAGCGAAATTAAAAGTTTCCTTTTTTGGTCCCTTTTACGCGGGTTACAATGTTATAGCTATTGACGAGGATTATAAATATGCCCTGGTGGCAGGAAAAAACCTCGACTATTTGTGGCTTCTTTCACGCGAAAAAACAATTCCTGAAAACATAAAACAAGAGTACCTTAATAAAGCTAAAGCGATTGGCTATAAGATTGAGAATTTAATCTGGGTGCAGCAGGACAAGTCCTGA
- a CDS encoding DNA-binding transcriptional regulator produces the protein MNDNDTKRLSRLTAILTQLQTKRLSTATILAEKFQVSIRTIYRDIRALEQAGVPIITEEGKGYSLMEGYRVPPVMFTEAQTNALITAEQLVLQNKDSSFIKDYTEAIEKVKAVLKYNIQDKANLISERVRFDQNNNRERNSSHLSDLQFSMTNFRLTKIKYTNEQNKTTTRYIEPFALLSTENWLLVAYCRLRGGFRFFRLDRIKKLEILPDKFELHKMTLQEYFDTHH, from the coding sequence ATGAACGACAACGACACAAAAAGACTTTCCCGACTGACGGCAATTTTAACGCAATTGCAAACAAAACGCCTTTCCACAGCAACAATCCTTGCGGAAAAATTCCAAGTAAGCATCAGAACAATTTACCGGGACATAAGAGCTTTAGAACAAGCAGGTGTTCCAATAATCACAGAAGAAGGAAAAGGCTATTCCTTAATGGAGGGTTACAGAGTTCCGCCTGTAATGTTCACAGAAGCACAAACAAATGCGTTAATTACCGCAGAACAATTGGTGCTACAAAACAAAGACTCTTCATTCATTAAAGATTACACCGAAGCCATCGAAAAAGTAAAAGCGGTCTTAAAATACAACATACAAGACAAAGCGAACTTAATTTCAGAAAGGGTGCGATTTGATCAAAATAACAATCGCGAACGAAACAGTAGTCATTTATCTGACTTACAATTTTCAATGACGAATTTTCGGCTTACAAAAATTAAATATACCAACGAACAAAATAAAACCACCACCCGATACATTGAACCTTTTGCGTTGCTAAGCACCGAAAATTGGTTGCTGGTAGCTTATTGCAGGCTAAGAGGAGGATTTCGTTTTTTTCGTTTAGACAGAATTAAAAAATTAGAAATACTTCCTGACAAATTTGAACTCCACAAAATGACCCTGCAAGAATATTTTGATACCCATCATTAA
- a CDS encoding NADPH-dependent FMN reductase, with protein MYKLKIISSTVRPGRKGPTIAKWIKSIADTNGNFEAELLDLGEINLPLMNEAVHPIMKQYEHEHSKQWSAKIEEADAFIFVTTEYDHSYPASLKNSLEYLVHEWGYKPAGIVSYSASPFGGVRAVHSLKQDLLSLRTIALHETVIIPGLNQLINEDGAFTPTEIISKSAETMVTQLVRWTKGMKAIKEDK; from the coding sequence ATGTATAAATTAAAAATCATCTCGTCAACCGTAAGACCGGGCCGGAAAGGTCCGACTATAGCAAAATGGATAAAAAGCATAGCCGACACTAACGGGAATTTTGAAGCAGAGCTTCTTGATCTCGGTGAAATTAATCTTCCTTTAATGAATGAAGCCGTTCACCCCATAATGAAACAATATGAGCACGAGCATAGTAAACAATGGAGTGCAAAAATTGAAGAAGCAGACGCGTTTATTTTTGTAACAACCGAATACGATCACAGCTATCCTGCGTCTCTGAAAAATTCTTTAGAGTACCTGGTGCATGAGTGGGGATACAAGCCTGCAGGTATTGTGAGTTATTCGGCAAGTCCTTTTGGAGGTGTTAGAGCGGTGCATAGTCTCAAACAAGATCTTCTTTCCTTGAGAACTATTGCTTTGCATGAAACAGTGATTATTCCCGGCTTAAATCAATTGATTAATGAAGATGGAGCATTTACTCCTACAGAAATAATTTCAAAATCTGCTGAAACCATGGTGACGCAGTTGGTGCGATGGACAAAGGGCATGAAGGCAATTAAAGAAGATAAATAG
- a CDS encoding phenylacetate--CoA ligase yields the protein MSYFNKDIETMPLEKLRRLQNERLQHQLQNVYAKVPFYKQQLDEKGLKPSDIKTVNDLHKLPFTKKVALRDNYPFGLFTVPVQDTVRLHCSSGTTGKPIVVGYTKNDIDLFSEVIARSLTAAGCKKGMKLQNAYGYGLFTGGLGLHYGAEKLEMTVIPISGGGTEKQIMLLQDFQSESICCTPSYALAIAEFIQKKGIDLKSLNLKYAILGAEPWTESIRSEVEAKLGVTATNIYGLSEIIGPGVSQEDFEEKGTGSYIWEDHFYPEIVDKDTGEPVPEGTNGVLVFTTLTKEAMPMIRYWTNDITNIYYDKSAKRTHVKMGQIVGRSDDMLIIRGVNLFHTQVEAVLEHFSEFSSNYQLVVSREGAMDEAEVNIEIASALFEGIKKETSASDADVLKHEKIQFAHKGLSKKIKDDIGLSMKIHLACPGTIPRSEGGKLNRILDLRKK from the coding sequence ATGAGCTACTTCAATAAAGATATCGAGACCATGCCACTCGAAAAATTACGCAGACTTCAAAACGAGAGATTACAGCATCAACTACAAAACGTCTATGCGAAAGTTCCTTTTTACAAACAGCAATTAGATGAGAAAGGTTTAAAACCTTCTGACATTAAGACCGTAAACGATCTTCATAAATTACCCTTTACAAAAAAAGTAGCGCTCAGAGATAATTATCCTTTTGGTTTGTTTACTGTTCCGGTTCAGGACACGGTAAGATTACATTGTTCGAGTGGAACTACAGGCAAACCTATTGTTGTAGGCTATACAAAAAATGACATTGATCTTTTTTCAGAAGTGATAGCGCGTTCTTTAACGGCGGCTGGTTGTAAAAAAGGCATGAAGCTTCAAAACGCTTATGGTTATGGACTCTTCACGGGAGGCTTAGGTTTACATTACGGCGCTGAAAAATTAGAAATGACGGTGATTCCTATTTCGGGTGGTGGTACTGAAAAACAAATTATGTTGTTGCAGGATTTTCAAAGTGAATCTATTTGTTGTACGCCTTCTTATGCTTTAGCGATCGCAGAATTTATTCAGAAAAAAGGAATTGACTTAAAATCATTGAATTTAAAATATGCCATCCTTGGAGCCGAGCCATGGACAGAAAGCATTCGTTCGGAAGTAGAGGCCAAATTAGGTGTAACGGCCACCAATATTTATGGCCTCTCTGAAATTATTGGTCCTGGTGTTTCGCAAGAAGACTTTGAAGAAAAAGGAACAGGCAGTTATATTTGGGAGGACCATTTTTACCCGGAGATCGTTGATAAAGACACCGGAGAACCGGTACCAGAAGGAACTAACGGCGTTCTTGTTTTCACCACGCTTACTAAAGAAGCCATGCCAATGATCCGTTACTGGACCAATGACATTACTAATATTTATTACGACAAGAGTGCAAAACGTACACACGTAAAAATGGGCCAAATAGTAGGACGCTCAGATGACATGTTAATTATTCGCGGCGTCAATCTTTTTCATACACAAGTAGAAGCAGTGCTAGAACATTTTTCAGAATTCAGCTCTAACTACCAACTCGTTGTTAGTCGCGAAGGCGCTATGGATGAAGCGGAAGTTAACATTGAAATAGCCAGCGCCCTTTTTGAAGGCATTAAAAAAGAAACCTCAGCCAGCGACGCGGATGTTTTAAAACATGAAAAAATTCAATTTGCCCACAAAGGATTGAGTAAAAAAATAAAAGACGATATCGGTTTATCGATGAAAATACATTTGGCTTGTCCCGGAACTATCCCGAGAAGCGAAGGTGGAAAATTAAACCGTATACTTGATCTAAGAAAAAAATAA
- the paaD gene encoding phenylacetic acid degradation protein PaaD, with amino-acid sequence MTPEEVLAIMIKRDHFTKWLGLEIDKIETGYCKLHYTVKKDMLNGFEKIHGGVLFSASDSAFAFACNSHGIITVALDVSITFTKPCVEGDVLVVEAKEIHLGNKTGLYDIRTTNQKGELICMFKGTAYRTGKIVE; translated from the coding sequence ATGACTCCAGAAGAGGTATTAGCCATTATGATAAAACGCGACCATTTTACAAAATGGCTCGGCTTAGAAATAGATAAAATAGAAACCGGTTATTGCAAATTGCATTACACTGTAAAAAAAGACATGCTGAATGGCTTCGAAAAAATTCACGGCGGTGTCTTATTTTCAGCATCCGATTCAGCGTTTGCATTTGCCTGCAACTCTCATGGCATCATAACAGTTGCTTTAGATGTCTCCATAACCTTTACCAAACCTTGTGTAGAAGGCGATGTTTTGGTTGTGGAAGCTAAAGAAATTCATCTTGGAAATAAAACCGGTCTGTATGACATTCGCACCACCAATCAAAAAGGAGAACTGATTTGTATGTTTAAAGGGACGGCATACAGAACCGGTAAAATTGTAGAATAA
- a CDS encoding TonB-dependent receptor has product MRHFFLWTLVLCSSLGFAQTPAKYTISGYINEKGSRENLPGATVYVPKLKVGAASNSYGFYSITLPADTIEVLISYVGYKAQAFKIQLNKNIQLDIEMQSNSLLEEVEITAKSEESISEDVQMSKIDLPVEQIKSLPALLGEKDVLKAIQLLPGVQKGSEGSSGIYVRGGGPDQNLIILDDATVYNASHLFGFFSLFNGDALKSVELTKGGFPSRYGGRLSSVIDMQMKDGNKEKIKADVGIGLISSRLTLEGPLKKNKASFLISGRRTYIDFLARPLIKKYSEGVIAGYYFYDLNAKLNYNINYRNKIYLSGYFGKDKFYLRDDQSDATYTQKTEAGLQWGNATATLRWNHLFTDKLFSNISLICSDYKLGVKFKETDDFGSFDLKYNSGIRDYSVKGDLDFFPSANHKIKTGLVATFHHFTPNAVVYKESSEPASSKKTVIDATEAAIYVEDDYKITQKWRINAGIRLTNFNVRKKSYINPEPRLSVRYAINKTLSVKASYATMNQYLHLLSNSGYSLPTDLWVPATDRVKPQQSKQVALGLAKDLKIKEMDFLVSLEGYYKSSKNVIGYKEGASFINIDDINPYTTRKYTYEDAVTSGKAESYGAEFFLQKKAGKFTGWVGYTLSWTWLTFDELNFGKRFPARYDRRHDISVVGIYKLSKKISFSAVWVYGTGNAITLPLSTYQLKDHSSQYSQTIVSQQALSHGYPVTYNDNPIVNDYGERNSFRMASYHRLDVAVQFHKIRKKYERIFELGLYNAYNRKNPFFYTTQVDRKTNETKLIQISLFPIIPSISWTWKF; this is encoded by the coding sequence ATGCGACATTTTTTTTTATGGACTCTTGTTTTATGCAGTAGTTTAGGCTTTGCACAAACACCTGCCAAATACACTATTTCGGGATACATTAACGAAAAAGGAAGTAGGGAAAATCTTCCAGGTGCTACCGTATATGTGCCAAAGCTTAAGGTCGGCGCAGCAAGCAACAGCTATGGTTTTTATTCTATCACTTTGCCCGCTGATACAATTGAAGTGCTCATTTCTTATGTAGGCTACAAAGCTCAGGCTTTTAAGATTCAGCTGAATAAAAATATTCAGCTAGACATTGAAATGCAAAGTAATTCCCTGTTGGAGGAAGTAGAAATTACGGCAAAAAGTGAAGAGAGTATTAGTGAAGATGTGCAGATGAGTAAAATTGATTTACCGGTGGAACAAATTAAAAGTCTGCCTGCACTGTTAGGTGAAAAAGATGTTTTAAAAGCTATTCAGTTATTGCCCGGTGTTCAAAAGGGAAGTGAGGGTAGCAGCGGTATCTACGTGAGAGGCGGAGGACCGGATCAAAATTTAATTATTTTAGATGATGCTACCGTGTACAATGCCAGCCACTTATTTGGATTTTTCTCTTTGTTTAATGGCGATGCGCTAAAAAGCGTTGAACTTACTAAAGGTGGATTTCCCTCCCGCTACGGAGGGCGCCTTTCTTCGGTCATAGATATGCAAATGAAGGATGGTAACAAAGAAAAAATAAAAGCGGATGTCGGCATAGGATTAATTTCATCGCGGCTCACACTTGAAGGCCCGCTTAAAAAAAACAAAGCCTCCTTTTTAATTTCCGGGCGACGCACTTATATCGATTTTTTAGCTCGTCCTTTAATTAAAAAATATTCTGAGGGTGTTATTGCTGGATATTATTTTTATGATCTCAATGCCAAACTGAATTATAATATCAATTACAGGAATAAAATTTATTTGAGCGGGTATTTTGGAAAAGACAAATTTTATTTACGCGATGATCAAAGTGACGCTACTTATACTCAAAAGACGGAGGCTGGTCTCCAGTGGGGAAACGCGACGGCTACATTACGGTGGAATCACCTGTTTACAGATAAGTTATTTTCAAATATCTCTTTAATTTGTTCAGATTATAAGTTAGGGGTTAAATTTAAGGAAACAGATGACTTCGGATCGTTTGATTTGAAATACAATTCAGGAATACGGGATTATTCTGTGAAAGGTGATCTTGATTTTTTCCCCAGCGCAAATCACAAAATTAAAACGGGCCTTGTGGCCACTTTTCATCACTTTACACCCAATGCAGTGGTTTATAAAGAGTCAAGCGAACCAGCCTCATCAAAAAAAACGGTGATAGATGCAACAGAGGCAGCAATATATGTAGAAGATGATTATAAGATCACACAAAAATGGAGAATCAATGCAGGCATTAGACTAACCAATTTTAACGTCCGCAAAAAGTCCTACATAAATCCTGAACCGAGATTATCTGTGCGCTATGCAATTAACAAAACCTTGTCGGTAAAAGCAAGTTATGCCACTATGAACCAATATCTGCATTTGCTTTCCAATTCGGGCTATAGTTTGCCAACCGATCTTTGGGTGCCTGCCACAGATCGTGTTAAGCCCCAACAATCCAAACAAGTAGCATTAGGTTTAGCAAAAGATTTAAAAATTAAGGAGATGGATTTTTTAGTTTCATTAGAAGGATATTACAAGAGCTCAAAAAATGTGATAGGGTATAAGGAAGGCGCCTCTTTTATAAATATAGATGATATCAATCCTTATACTACAAGAAAATACACTTACGAAGATGCTGTAACATCCGGTAAAGCAGAAAGCTACGGTGCTGAATTTTTTCTCCAAAAGAAAGCTGGCAAATTTACTGGATGGGTAGGCTATACACTTTCATGGACCTGGTTGACTTTTGATGAACTTAATTTTGGAAAACGTTTTCCTGCCCGGTACGACAGGCGTCACGATATTTCTGTTGTTGGAATTTATAAACTAAGCAAAAAAATAAGTTTTTCGGCTGTGTGGGTTTATGGTACAGGTAATGCCATTACACTTCCTTTATCCACATACCAGTTAAAAGATCACAGTTCCCAGTACTCTCAAACCATTGTGTCGCAGCAGGCATTATCACACGGCTATCCGGTTACTTATAACGACAATCCCATTGTAAACGATTATGGTGAGAGGAATAGTTTTCGTATGGCGTCCTACCACCGCCTGGATGTAGCTGTGCAGTTTCATAAGATCCGGAAAAAATACGAACGTATATTTGAACTCGGACTCTACAATGCCTATAACCGCAAAAATCCCTTTTTTTATACAACACAAGTAGATCGTAAAACGAACGAAACCAAATTAATTCAGATTTCTTTATTCCCAATTATCCCATCAATTTCATGGACATGGAAATTTTAA
- a CDS encoding transcriptional regulator, with product MTTKKNIESTEACPAQALLKQLSGKWKPEIFRYAVDSPLRFSSLLRQIEGANKQSLSVALKELEEIGLLQKVIVKEKPLHIEYYLTEHGKSLIPIFRQLESLG from the coding sequence ATGACTACTAAAAAAAATATAGAAAGCACAGAGGCTTGTCCGGCGCAAGCACTTTTGAAACAATTATCTGGAAAATGGAAGCCTGAAATTTTTCGCTATGCTGTGGATAGTCCATTGCGTTTTAGCAGTCTGCTCCGTCAAATAGAAGGTGCGAATAAACAAAGCTTGTCGGTTGCCTTAAAAGAGCTGGAAGAAATTGGTCTATTGCAAAAAGTGATTGTAAAAGAAAAACCTTTGCACATAGAATATTATCTTACTGAGCACGGCAAGTCTTTAATACCCATCTTCAGGCAATTGGAAAGTTTGGGATAA
- a CDS encoding alpha/beta hydrolase — protein sequence MTNVINTRFNLLEFPKPTMISVNGVVLEVFEAGQQNSGNPIFLCHGFPEHAFSWRYQVHALAAAGYHVIIPNQRGYGNSSRPTEITEYDIEHLTGDLIALLDHFGYKDATFVGHDWGANIVWSLALLHPERVKKIINLALPYQERGEKPWIELMEALFGEDFYFVHFNRQFGVADAIMDENTSQFLRNIFRKNLPPTPPAPGMLMINLAKAEKPLGEPLMEDNELSVFISAFKSSGFTGSINWYRNLDRNWHFMAGITPIIHQPTLMIYGKRDAIPESENLKNVALNLDIVRLDCGHWIQQEKPEETTQSIIKWLEQPNV from the coding sequence ATGACAAACGTAATTAACACAAGATTTAATCTACTCGAGTTTCCAAAACCTACTATGATTTCAGTGAACGGTGTAGTTCTGGAAGTATTCGAAGCTGGTCAACAAAATTCAGGGAACCCTATTTTTCTCTGTCATGGATTTCCAGAGCATGCATTTTCATGGCGTTATCAGGTACACGCTCTTGCAGCGGCTGGCTACCATGTTATTATTCCAAATCAACGTGGCTATGGCAACTCTTCACGCCCTACCGAAATAACGGAATATGACATTGAACATTTGACTGGTGACCTTATTGCACTGCTCGACCATTTTGGTTACAAGGATGCCACCTTTGTTGGTCACGACTGGGGTGCAAACATTGTTTGGAGTCTTGCACTATTGCATCCTGAACGGGTAAAAAAAATAATAAACCTGGCTTTGCCTTATCAAGAGCGTGGCGAAAAACCATGGATAGAATTGATGGAAGCACTATTTGGAGAAGACTTCTACTTTGTTCACTTCAATAGACAGTTCGGAGTAGCAGATGCTATAATGGATGAAAACACATCACAGTTCCTCCGTAATATATTCCGCAAAAATTTACCTCCCACGCCACCAGCGCCCGGAATGTTAATGATAAATCTTGCAAAAGCAGAAAAACCACTTGGGGAACCTTTAATGGAAGACAATGAACTGTCTGTATTTATTTCAGCTTTCAAATCATCGGGGTTTACAGGAAGTATAAATTGGTATAGAAACCTGGATAGAAACTGGCACTTCATGGCAGGAATAACCCCAATCATTCATCAACCCACTCTTATGATTTATGGTAAACGTGACGCGATTCCAGAGTCTGAAAACCTAAAAAATGTTGCTCTTAATCTGGATATTGTTCGTTTGGATTGTGGTCATTGGATTCAACAGGAAAAGCCAGAGGAAACTACCCAATCAATAATAAAATGGTTAGAACAACCTAATGTTTAA
- a CDS encoding metallophosphoesterase — MAGEFFFYPKKRRNNYSDVKILSFNRRQYLKNLKKNFDLSQRKTATLLACNVHPFFMIKISTPFTFLVLLLAVFYSCKKFEYSPYQKDVKDELISKNLNALNITKLLADSEHSDDTVTIVYSGDSQRFYDELESLVKKVNTLPNIDFFVLAGDVADFALAQEYLWVEERLRKLNVPFLCAVGNHDLIEDNGEIYTKLFGEKNYSFIYKDYKFLFHDTNGREYGFDGTAPNLSWMDAELKDKTPKWFVGVSHISPYNEDFDKSLEQPYRKLLNSTPGFIVSLHAHLHGATDSVYYDDGVRYMTANAIVKKEFIVLKFIHGTIIKQILSY, encoded by the coding sequence GTGGCGGGGGAGTTTTTCTTTTACCCAAAAAAAAGAAGAAACAATTATTCTGATGTAAAGATACTATCTTTTAATAGAAGACAGTACTTAAAAAATCTTAAAAAAAATTTTGACTTATCGCAAAGAAAAACAGCGACCCTGCTGGCATGCAATGTGCATCCTTTTTTTATGATTAAAATTAGTACTCCTTTTACTTTTCTCGTTCTTTTGCTGGCAGTGTTCTATTCCTGTAAAAAGTTCGAATATAGCCCCTATCAAAAAGACGTTAAGGATGAGCTGATTAGCAAAAACCTAAATGCTTTGAATATTACAAAACTGTTAGCTGACAGCGAGCATAGCGACGATACCGTTACCATTGTATACAGCGGAGATTCACAAAGATTTTATGATGAACTTGAAAGCCTGGTAAAAAAAGTAAATACGCTTCCGAATATTGATTTTTTTGTTCTTGCAGGGGATGTGGCCGACTTTGCGCTAGCGCAGGAATACCTATGGGTGGAAGAAAGATTAAGAAAGCTCAATGTTCCCTTTTTGTGCGCTGTTGGTAATCATGACCTCATTGAGGACAATGGTGAGATCTACACAAAACTATTTGGAGAAAAGAACTATAGTTTTATCTACAAAGACTATAAGTTTTTATTTCATGATACAAATGGTCGTGAATACGGATTTGATGGCACGGCACCTAACCTGTCGTGGATGGATGCAGAATTGAAAGATAAAACACCAAAATGGTTTGTGGGAGTTTCACACATTTCACCTTATAACGAAGACTTCGACAAAAGCCTGGAGCAGCCTTACCGGAAACTATTAAATTCTACACCAGGATTTATTGTATCGTTACACGCCCACCTGCATGGCGCCACTGATTCAGTTTATTATGACGATGGCGTAAGGTATATGACGGCAAATGCTATAGTAAAAAAAGAATTTATCGTTTTGAAATTCATTCACGGAACCATTATCAAACAGATTCTGTCTTATTAA